The following are encoded together in the Daucus carota subsp. sativus chromosome 5, DH1 v3.0, whole genome shotgun sequence genome:
- the LOC108224028 gene encoding protein NRT1/ PTR FAMILY 2.7: MDTGHQNRGGWITFPFIIASTAALSLAAGGWMYNLMVYLIQEFHIKSIDAALIFNLVNGCTSLIPVVAAIVADSFLGCYAVVWIFSVISVLGIKFLYLISSLHCLRPQPCQELESLCKSPTNLQFTALYTGIILASIGTGGVRSTITTMGADQFVKPKDQQVYFDWYFVATSLVSVIAATAMVYIEDNLSWATGFGLSVAANLFGLLIFLLGTRFYYRPKLDKSPFTDIAHVIVATIRKWNVPSSSKSEEYYCGHDAKMKKMKAEPTKSFRFLNRAALITNGNVDLEGSNADPWTTCTVSQVEELKTLIKIFPIWLSNILLGTAIGVQSSLSILQSLTMDRGITHHFKIPAASVLVFVLISTAISLTIFDRFLMPACKKLFSLTLSPLQRIGTGHILIVISMAISAVVETKRRNAAESGNLLERSMVVPMSVFWLVPQLAITGIGNAFQFPGQINLFYQEFPASLKSMSTALNHLVIAISFFMSSALMDLVRKVTNWLPDNINNGRLQNVYWMLVLIGLINFCYYLVCACLYKYHNVDKVEEKSCHE; this comes from the exons ATGGATACTGGTCATCAGAATCGCGGTGGATGGATCACCTTCCCCTTCATTATAG CAAGTACAGCGGCCTTATCACTTGCTGCTGGAGGATGGATGTACAATCTTATGGTTTATCTCATACAAGAATTCCATATTAAGAGCATTGATGCTGCTCTCATATTCAACCTAGTTAATGGCTGCACTAGTTTGATTCCTGTCGTCGCTGCTATTGTAGCTGACTCGTTTCTTGGCTGCTATGCTGTTGTCTGGATATTTTCCGTCATCTCTGTCTTG GGGATAAAATTTTTATACCTAATTTCATCACTACATTGCTTGAGGCCTCAACCATGCCAAGAATTAGAAAGCTTGTGTAAATCCCCGACAAATCTGCAATTTACAGCACTATACACAGGTATAATACTAGCATCTATAGGCACAGGCGGTGTTCGGTCCACTATTACAACAATGGGAGCTGATCAGTTTGTGAAGCCAAAAGATCAACAAGTTTACTTTGACTGGTACTTTGTCGCGACCAGCCTCGTTTCTGTAATAGCAGCCACAGCCATGGTTTACATCGAAGATAATTTGAGTTGGGCAACAGGGTTTGGTTTATCTGTCGCTGCAAATTTATTtggtttattaatttttttgcttGGCACCCGCTTCTATTACCGTCCCAAGTTAGACAAGAGTCCCTTTACAGACATTGCTCATGTGATTGTTGCAACAATTCGGAAATGGAATGTGCCATCATCGTCCAAATCTGAGGAATACTATTGTGGTCATGATgcaaagatgaagaagatgaaagcAGAACCTACCAAGAGCTTTAG GTTCTTGAATCGCGCAGCTCTGATAACCAATGGCAATGTTGATCTGGAGGGCTCAAACGCAGACCCGTGGACAACATGCACAGTCTCACAAGTTGAAGAGCTTAAAACCCTCATCAAAATATTCCCCATCTGGCTTTCAAATATTCTCTTAGGCACTGCAATTGGCGTCCAAAGCAGCTTATCCATCCTTCAATCTCTAACAATGGATCGTGGAATCACTCACCATTTCAAAATCCCAGCAGCATCAGTCCTGGTCTTCGTACTAATCTCCACAGCAATCTCTCTCACCATTTTTGACAGGTTTCTCATGCCTGCATGCAAAAAATTGTTCAGCCTAACCCTGAGTCCTCTGCAACGCATAGGCACAGGCCACATACTAATAGTCATCAGCATGGCTATATCAGCAGTCGTCGAAACAAAGAGGAGAAATGCAGCTGAATCAGGGAATCTTCTAGAACGTTCAATGGTGGTGCCAATGTCGGTATTTTGGCTAGTACCACAACTAGCTATTACAGGAATCGGTAATGCATTTCAATTTCCAGgacaaataaatttgttctaccAAGAGTTTCCAGCATCACTAAAAAGTATGTCAACTGCGTTGAACCATCTGGTGATCGCGATATCGTTTTTCATGAGCAGCGCACTGATGGATCTTGTTAGGAAGGTGACCAACTGGTTACCcgataatataaataatggGAGGCTACAGAATGTGTACTGGATGCTGGTTCTAATTGGGCtgataaatttttgttattacCTAGTCTGTGCTTGCTTGTACAAGTATCACAATGTTGACAAGGTTGAAGAGAAGTCATGTCATGAGTAA